The sequence below is a genomic window from Leisingera sp. M658.
CCGCCCCATTTCCAGCTGGCCTGGAACGGGTAGATCACCGACGTCAGAACGATGGTGAAAATCAGGAAAGGCCACAGTTTGATACGCTCCGCCAAAGTGCCCGAAACAATCGAGGCAGTGGCGGCACAGAACATCAGCTGAAAGAAGAAGTCCGAGCCGGTGGCGGCATAGGAATAGTCATCTGCACCTTCCGCGGTGATCCCCACCGCCTCCAGCACACCGGGGCCGAAGACGCCGGACAGCACACCGTCAACCGCCCAATTGCCCAGCGGATACATCAGGTTATAGCCGATCAGCCAGTAGAATACGGCGGCCAGCGAGAACAGTGCCATGTTCTTGGTCAGCTGCATGGTCACATTCTTGGACCGCACCAGCCCGGCCTCCAGCATGGCAAAGCCAGCGGCCATCCAGAACACCAGGCAGCCGCCGATCAGAAACAGCAGCGAGTTCAGGATAAACACGGTGTCGGTCGCGGGATTCACACCCGGCGCAGGGCCGTCCTGGGCCAGTGCCAGACCCGGCAGCGCGGCCAGTGCCAGGGCCGCCAGGGGGAGTTTCAGGGTCTTCATAAGTCTTTCCTCCATGCCGGGCGCCTTCAGAGCGCCTCGAGGTTGGTTTCGCCGGTGCGCACCCGCACGGCCTGTTCCACGTCCAGAACAAAAATCTTGCCGTCGCCGATCTTGCCTTCACCCAGCTTCCCTGTGCGGGCGGTCTCGGAAATCGCGCTGACGGCCTGGTCGGCCTGATCGGCGGGCACCACAAGTTCCAGCTTCAGCTTCGGCACAAAAGTCACCTCGTATTCGGCGCCGCGGTAGATTTCCGTGTGCCCGGCCTGGGCGCCAAAGCCTTTGATTTCGGTAACCATCAGCCCGCTCACGCCAAGACCGGTCAGCGCCTCGCGGACCTCGTCCAGCTTGAAGGGTTTGATGGCGGCTATGATCATTTTCATCTCTGCATCCCTTGGTTTCCGCGCTGCTCCGGCCCCAAGCCGATGCATTGTGCACCTGCAGCAAAACCCCCGGCCCGAGTCGTGCAAAGCCCAAGGCCAGCAAGTTTCCG
It includes:
- a CDS encoding P-II family nitrogen regulator; amino-acid sequence: MKMIIAAIKPFKLDEVREALTGLGVSGLMVTEIKGFGAQAGHTEIYRGAEYEVTFVPKLKLELVVPADQADQAVSAISETARTGKLGEGKIGDGKIFVLDVEQAVRVRTGETNLEAL